Proteins co-encoded in one Papaver somniferum cultivar HN1 chromosome 5, ASM357369v1, whole genome shotgun sequence genomic window:
- the LOC113277542 gene encoding amino acid transporter AVT1J-like, with product MNENSAMISSSLTTPLVINIDSYRHRSHEEQIITINTKQTDEESVVLDNTSKETIGTSTFFKTCFNGINALSGVGILSVPYALASRGWLTLILLFIIAAATYYTGLLMRRCMDVSSKIRTYPDIGEHAFGKKGKMIVSSFMYLELYVVATGFLILEGDNLSNLFPDMSFTLAGVTVCGQQGFVILVALVIFPSMLLTDLSKVSYISATGILASVLIILSVFWVGVEDTGFRAQGRFFHLNGVPTGVSLYTFCYCAHPVFHHHHHHHATTITTGTTTRSTTSTTTAATITTTAATITTAATTNTTAPPPPPEP from the exons ATGAATGAGAATAGTGCTATGATTTCATCATCACTTACCACTCCGCTAGTAATCAACATCGACAGTTATCGTCACCGGAGCCATGAGGAGCAAATAATTACCATTAACACAAAGCAGACGGACGAAGAATCGGTGGTATTGGATAATACCTCTAAGGAAACTATAGGAACGTCTACCTTCTTCAAGACTTGTTTTAATGGCATTAATGCTTTATCTG GAGTAGGGATACTATCGGTACCATATGCACTAGCATCTAGAGGATGGTTAACTTTGATACTTCTTTTCATCATTGCGGCTGCAACATACTACACAGGGTTACTAATGCGAAGATGTATGGATGTAAGTTCAAAGATAAGAACATATCCAGATATTGGCGAGCATGCttttgggaagaaagggaaaatgATAGTATCTAGTTTCATGTACTTAGAATTGTATGTGGTTGCAACCGGATTTTTGATACTAGAAGGTGACAACTTAAGCAACCTGTTTCCAGACATGAGTTTCACATTAGCTGGCGTTACCGTATGCGGCCAACAGGGATTCGTTATACTCGTAGCTCTTGTAATTTTCCCATCAATGTTGTTGACTGACCTGAGCAAAGTTTCTTACATATCTGCAACTGGGATTTTAGCTTCTGTTCTCATCATTCTTTCTGTCTTTTGGGTTGGTGTCGAAGATACTGGTTTTCGTGCACAGGGAAGGTTCTTTCATTTGAATGGGGTTCCTACTGGTGTTAGCTTATACACCTTCTGCTACTGCGCTCATCCcgttttccaccaccaccaccaccaccacgccaccaccatcaccaccggcACCACCACCAGgtccaccaccagcaccaccaccgcggccaccatcaccaccaccgcgGCCACCATCACCACCGCTGCCACCACCAATACcaccgcaccaccaccaccacctgaaCCCTAA